Part of the Photobacterium sp. DA100 genome is shown below.
CATAGTAGCGATCGAGCCATTCGCGCACGACAGGCCCGCCTGTCGAATGAGTAATACAGGAAAACGCAGCAATGTCGTCACCAGCCGGGATCAAGTCATGTAGGGCCTGATCGAATGCACGTATGATATCGGTCATATTCACCGTATCATCAAAACTGATGTACCGTCCCAGCCAAACATGTTTTATATCAACATCAAGCCCATAGTTGCTCGCTTGCTTCGCAATAGCTTCTGGTAAGAGGCCATAGGTATTGGTATCCGTAACGCTCCATCCATGCACAAATATAACAATCATGTGTTTGTCCCTCTGAGTATGTTATCGAGACCCTTCTAATGCGAGATGTCAATGAGGCGGCGAGGACAATACTTACCTCGCGCCTGACTTATAAAGTAGACAACGATTGCTTAAAAACTAGACCACAGCAAGGCGCATAGACTTGAGGACAATCACAAAACAGCCAATTTCGATAAGCAAGTCCGATGGCGAACTAGGTCACTTTATAACGGCGACGATAAGGGGTGTAGTTTGAAAAAATCGATAAGCGCCCTGACTTTGCGCGGCATTAACGTTTTGTGTTGATAGACCGCATAAAGCGACACTGTAACACCATGCAACTCGGGTAGTATTCTGATGATTTGCCCTGATTTCAGCTCATTTTCAATCACAAAGCTTGGCATCACCGCGAACCCTTCCCCGGTCAGCACAAAATCCCTGAGCATCGAAGTAGTGCGTACCGACAGCGCGGGTTCTTTATTGAGCACGGTCGTCTGCCCTTGGCCGTTGCGCAAGACCAAATGCTTGCGGCCATGGACAATGGCATGGCTTAACCACTTCATGCCGGCAAGATCGCCAATGCCTGTCACGGGCGCAAAGCGCTCGAGGTAGCGCTTCGACGCGCACAGCATGTCGGTAAACTCGCCTATCTTGACCGCATACAAGCTAGAGTCCGCCAAGGCAGAAGAGGCCCGGATAGCGATATCGCAGCGCTCTTCCGTGAGATCCTGATAGCCATCGCTTTCAATAATATCCAAGCTGATCTTCGGGTATTGCTGCAAAAACTCGCTCAGTAACCGAACCAGCTCATGACTGCCGACTGGAGTCGAAATCCGTATCAAACCGCTTGGCTCGGAGTTGTCGAGCTGGACCTCGGCATTGGCCCAATAGGCTATCTCCTGTATTTCTCTGCATTTTTGATAATACAGCGTGCCCGCTTCGGTCAGCGACAGGGACCGGGTTGTCCGATGGAGCAACCGTGTATTCAGGTTTGACTCCAGTCTGGACACCACCTGAGAGACCCGCGCCTTGCCAAGGCCGAGAATGTCTGCGGCTTTGGTAAATGATTGCTGCTCGACAACCGCCGCAAACACCATCATATCGTCTAGCGAGATATTCATTACGCCCCACTGTTTAATATAGATAAACAGTAAGTTTACCTTTGCCCTGATTATCAATCAAAGAGTAAACGATATAGTGACAACCAACGGCAATACACGCCCAAGAAGATACTATCAGGAGAAACACCATGTCAGACCGCAAACTACTTATCACAGGCGCATCAGGCAAACTCGGCAAACAAGTGATTGAATACCTTTTGAATGATTTCAATATTCCGGCTAGCCAGCTAATTGCGACATCGCGCGAGGTAGCCAGCCTCGCCGGACTGGCAGAAATGGGGGTCGATGTGCGCAAGGCTGACTTCGCAGATCCAGCATCGTTGGAAGCCGCCTTTACCGGCGCAGACAACATGCTACTGATCAGCATTGATGCAATCGGCCAACGTAGCGAACTTCACCGCAATGCCGTGGTTGCGGCAGAACGTGTCGGCATCAAGCACCTGAGCTACACCTCAATGCCAGCGGCTGACACCTCCCCGGTCGTCTTCGCCTTTGAGCATGAAGCAACAGAAAAAGCGATTGCTGATAGCCAAATCAGCAACTGGACGATACTGCGCAACAACTGGTATTTCGAAAACCTGGCCGAGTTCTTCGCCAGTACCTTGCAAACCCAAGCCTGGCTGACCGCAGCCAAAGAAGGCAAGTCCGCACAACTCAGCCGCCTTGATCTTGCCTACGCCGCTGCCGCTTCGGTTGTGAAGGCACTGGAGGGCAAACAAACGTTCACCCTCAACGGCCCTGAGTCTCTGACCACCGACGAAATGGCGGCAAAGATCAATCACGCTCTGGGGCTCGATATTCAGGTGATCCACCAGTCTGATGAAGAGCTGGAAGCACAGCTGGCATCGTTTGGCTTGCCAGAAGGTATTGTCGCCATGGTCACAACAATGGACCAGCATGCCCGCGGCGCATTTTCCGATGGTACCAGCCAAGAGTTCGAGATGCTGACAGGCCGCCAGCCACAGAGCTTTTCTCATTGGCTCGAAGCCAACAGGAACATGCTGAGCCAAATTGCGAAGAACGCATAATTCATTGAGTATTCGCCCAGCCCACCGAGACAGAACCGGTGGGCTTTGCCGTTAAGCAGGGGCATCGAGACCTAATGTGCACATACCCACACTTTTCATACATTTAACAGCAATAATGCTGATTTTGGCTACACTTTATCCATCATAACAACAAAAGGGGTAGCCCATGGAAAACCCAACCAAACCACCCTATTCCGATCCCAAACAGGCTGCCCATTCATTACTCAAGCTGGTTACCGAGCTGGCAGAGGAAGTCAATCCCGGCAATGTCGATAGCAGTACCATCACCCTTGATAGCCTGCTCGACCAAGATCTCGGCCTCGACAGCCTCGCCCGTGCTGAGCTGATCCAACGCACCGAGCAGCAATTTACCATCACGCTACCGACACAGACACTGGCCGAAATCGAAACACCGCGCGACTTACTCAATGCCATCTTCAATGCCGAGCAACACCCAGCGGCTATCAAGGCCTCGGCGGATAAAATTGAGTTGCCTTCTGCCTCTATCTATCCCGATCACGTTGAAACATTGCAA
Proteins encoded:
- a CDS encoding LysR family transcriptional regulator, with product MNISLDDMMVFAAVVEQQSFTKAADILGLGKARVSQVVSRLESNLNTRLLHRTTRSLSLTEAGTLYYQKCREIQEIAYWANAEVQLDNSEPSGLIRISTPVGSHELVRLLSEFLQQYPKISLDIIESDGYQDLTEERCDIAIRASSALADSSLYAVKIGEFTDMLCASKRYLERFAPVTGIGDLAGMKWLSHAIVHGRKHLVLRNGQGQTTVLNKEPALSVRTTSMLRDFVLTGEGFAVMPSFVIENELKSGQIIRILPELHGVTVSLYAVYQHKTLMPRKVRALIDFFKLHPLSSPL
- a CDS encoding SDR family oxidoreductase — protein: MSDRKLLITGASGKLGKQVIEYLLNDFNIPASQLIATSREVASLAGLAEMGVDVRKADFADPASLEAAFTGADNMLLISIDAIGQRSELHRNAVVAAERVGIKHLSYTSMPAADTSPVVFAFEHEATEKAIADSQISNWTILRNNWYFENLAEFFASTLQTQAWLTAAKEGKSAQLSRLDLAYAAAASVVKALEGKQTFTLNGPESLTTDEMAAKINHALGLDIQVIHQSDEELEAQLASFGLPEGIVAMVTTMDQHARGAFSDGTSQEFEMLTGRQPQSFSHWLEANRNMLSQIAKNA